One part of the Sebastes fasciatus isolate fSebFas1 chromosome 8, fSebFas1.pri, whole genome shotgun sequence genome encodes these proteins:
- the arhgef3l gene encoding rho guanine nucleotide exchange factor (GEF) 3, like, translated as MEAEETGETRTSWLSVLPETHSIPCDHAGKKRKQDPTPEPAIRISEDEEDDDDEEEMMMCDHMGDLEEPSTKRVKPVVKSNSLTGVITPVKTPALKRFGQSISRSISFRTEARPLPPTPLRSRTKASSYPRRRNSQCWSDTVESHDLTAKEIKRQEVIYELTQGERQLIEDLSLVKKVYYEPMLTLDIMTESELGQIFGTLDSLIPIHQDLLSRLERLRGSEKTIGEVGPTLMNWFPYLEAYVTYCCNQVGAKALLDLKKHEKRVEHFLRLCQESSFSRKLDLWNFLDLPRSRLVKYPLLLKEIQKCTPSEHPDEDTLPDALELVQSIVAEVNKKTGEAECQFYRRGLTYLEDAQRLPEIQQSRFLYCHGELKNNKGQRLHVFLFELALVLSRPGEDKEGGQVFQVYRQPLSNASINLEEIPDGEAAGGGTFRGAFTGGNDKVKNCFRVSSRGRSKVHPYSLQANDSFSKQQWITCLRQAIVRSRDRTAQASQSQLSLHPDPALYHIADLSLSSDTEMADHTGR; from the exons ATGGAAGCAGAGGAGACTGGTGAAACAAGGACTTCCTG GTTGTCAGTGCTACCAGAGACGCACTCCATCCCCTGTGACCATGCTGGG aagaagagaaaacaagaccCGACCCCTGAACCTGCGATCAGAATCAGCGAG GATGAAGAGGACGACGACgatgaggaggagatgatgatgTGCGACCACATGGGGGATTTAGAG GAGCCCAGCACCAAAAGGGTCAAACCTGTGGTAAAGTCCAACAGCCTGACGGGTGTCATAACCCCGGTGAAGACCCCTGCTCTGAAACGCTTCGGACAGTCCATTTCG CGGTCTATTAGTTTCCGCACGGAGGCTCGACCTTTGCCCCCGACTCCCCTGCGCTCTCGCACGAAGGCCTCGTCGTATCCACGCCGGCGCAACAGCCAGTGCTGGAGTGACACCGTGGAGAGTCATGACCTCACTGCGAAGGAGATCAAACGGCAAGAG gtgaTCTATGAGCTGACTCAGGGTGAGAGACAACTCATCGAGGACCTCAGTCTGGTCAAGAAG GTGTACTATGAGCCCATGCTGACGTTGGACATCATGACAGAGAGTGAGCTCGGACAGATCTTTGGGACACTGGACTCTCTCATTCCCATCCATCAAG ATCTTCTGAGTCGTCTCGAGCGGCTGAGGGGATCAGAGAAGACGATCGGAGAGGTGGGACCTACTTTGATGAACTGG TTCCCCTACCTGGAGGCCTACGTTACGTACTGCTGTAACCAAGTGGGAGCTAAAGCCCTGCTGGACCTGAAGAAGCACGAGAAGAGAGTCGAGCACTTCCTGCGCCTGTGTCAGGAGTCCTCGTTCAGCAGGAAACTGGACCTGTGGAACTTCCTGGATCTCCCTCGAAGCCGTTTGGTTAAATACCCGCTGCTGTTGAAAGAGATACAGAAGTGCACGCCTTCAGAGCACCCGGACGAGGACACACTGCCTGATGCT TTGGAGCTGGTCCAGAGCATCGTGGCGGAGGTGAACAAGAAGACAGGAGAGGCGGAGTGTCAGTTCTACAGGCGGGGTCTCACATACCTGGAAGACGCTCAGAGACTACCAGAGATCCAGCAGTCCCGCTTCCTGTACTGCCACGGAGAGCTCAAGAACAACAAAGGCCAG cgGCTGCATGTGTTCCTGTTCGAGCTGGCTCTGGTGCTGAGCCGGCCGGGGGAGGACAAAGAGGGAGGTCAGGTGTTCCAAGTGTACAGACAGCCTCTTTCCAACGCTTCCATAAACCTGGAGGAGATCCCAGATGGGGAGGCTGCTGGAGGGGGCACCTTCAGGGGAGCCTTCACCGGAGGAAATGATAAAG TGAAGAACTGTTTCCGTGTGAGCAGCAGAGGGCGCTCCAAAGTTCACCCTTACAGCCTGCAGGCCAACGACTCCTTCAGCAAGCAGCAGTGGATCACCTGTCTGCGCCAGGCCATCGTCCGGTCCCGGGATAGGACCGCTCAGGCCAGCCAGTCGCAGCTCTCCCTTCACCCCGATCCCGCCCTGTATCACATAGCCGATCTCAGCCTCAGTTCGGACACAGAGATGGCAGACCATACCGGTCGCTGA